A single Anatilimnocola floriformis DNA region contains:
- a CDS encoding UbiA family prenyltransferase codes for MNKPATPVSPRSPILPLLRLMRLPNVFTAVSNVLMGFVFVRHSFSPAGALACLVAASALLYTAGMVLNDVFDLEIDRKERPKRPLPSGQFSYGFAAGLGFVMLALGVGLGWLAGFLFRAETPFFWRSGAIATALAAAILLYDAFLKKTPLGPLGMGLCRTLNVLLGMSLAGAVVGDEKAVLLGYTFAQWAIAIGLGIYVVGITIYAKSEAEARSQKGPLLFGVLVMAAGVVVMGQAALLTKLPLQPNYIYWLMLGLLLAAVLRRAIAAAFDGSAPLVQGAVKHAILSMILFDAAVAATSGPLVCAIAIVLLLGPALLLGKWVYST; via the coding sequence GTGAATAAGCCCGCTACTCCCGTTTCGCCGCGCTCGCCAATTCTGCCACTGCTGCGTTTGATGCGTCTGCCGAATGTTTTCACGGCAGTTTCGAATGTGCTGATGGGCTTCGTTTTCGTTCGCCACTCGTTCAGTCCGGCTGGTGCCTTGGCCTGCCTGGTTGCCGCGTCGGCGCTGCTCTACACGGCGGGCATGGTTCTGAATGATGTGTTCGATTTGGAGATCGACCGCAAAGAACGTCCCAAACGGCCGCTTCCTTCGGGACAATTTTCCTACGGCTTTGCCGCGGGGCTTGGGTTCGTCATGCTCGCGCTGGGAGTCGGTCTAGGCTGGCTGGCGGGGTTTCTATTTCGCGCAGAGACACCCTTTTTTTGGCGGAGCGGTGCGATCGCAACTGCGCTCGCGGCGGCGATTCTGCTCTACGACGCATTCCTCAAAAAAACGCCACTCGGCCCGCTCGGCATGGGACTCTGTCGCACGCTGAATGTACTACTGGGCATGAGTCTGGCCGGCGCCGTCGTTGGAGACGAGAAAGCCGTTTTGCTCGGTTACACCTTCGCGCAGTGGGCGATTGCGATCGGGCTGGGAATTTACGTCGTGGGTATCACCATCTATGCCAAGTCGGAAGCCGAAGCCCGCAGTCAGAAGGGACCGCTGCTGTTCGGCGTGTTAGTGATGGCGGCTGGCGTGGTTGTGATGGGACAAGCCGCGCTGCTGACGAAGTTGCCGTTGCAACCGAACTACATCTATTGGCTGATGCTCGGTTTATTGCTGGCCGCGGTCCTTCGTCGTGCGATCGCAGCGGCCTTCGATGGCTCGGCCCCCTTGGTGCAAGGCGCGGTGAAACATGCGATCCTGTCGATGATCCTGTTCGATGCTGCCGTCGCGGCCACATCGGGGCCGCTGGTCTGCGCCATCGCGATTGTCCTGCTGTTGGGACCTGCCTTGTTGCTCGGCAAATGGGTTTATTCGACATAG
- a CDS encoding sugar phosphate isomerase/epimerase family protein, which translates to MRLGYNTNGWAHHDPFDAIDLIAELGYRSVAITLDYGPLNPFAADWPSNLQRLRRKLKERQLRSVIETGARYLLDPRRKHQPTLLAVDDGGQTQRIDFLLRSLRAAAELESDCVSLWSGTPADKDQADDEQLLERLASGLQPLLREAESLGTPIGFEPEPGMFIDSMSRFQRLLQWIDSPQLKLTLDLGHLYCQGEVPIADYISRWSSRIVNVHIEDMRAGVHEHLMFGEGEMEFPPIIAALGEANYHGGVHVELSRHSHLAPTAAAQSFAFLHPLVKPYAIG; encoded by the coding sequence ATGCGGCTTGGCTACAACACCAACGGCTGGGCGCATCATGACCCGTTCGATGCCATCGACCTGATCGCCGAGCTCGGCTACCGCAGCGTGGCCATCACGCTCGACTACGGCCCACTCAATCCGTTCGCCGCTGATTGGCCGTCGAACTTACAACGATTGCGGCGGAAGTTGAAAGAACGTCAACTGCGATCAGTCATCGAAACCGGCGCCCGCTATCTGCTCGATCCCCGTCGTAAACACCAGCCGACATTACTGGCCGTCGATGATGGCGGTCAAACTCAGCGAATTGACTTCTTACTGCGTTCCCTGCGCGCGGCCGCTGAACTCGAGAGCGATTGCGTGTCGCTTTGGTCGGGAACTCCGGCAGACAAAGATCAGGCCGATGACGAGCAGTTGCTCGAACGCTTGGCCAGCGGCTTGCAGCCGTTGCTGCGCGAAGCCGAATCTCTCGGCACACCGATCGGTTTTGAGCCGGAGCCCGGCATGTTCATCGATTCGATGAGCCGTTTTCAACGGCTGCTGCAGTGGATCGATTCGCCGCAATTGAAATTGACGCTCGACCTCGGCCATTTGTATTGCCAGGGCGAAGTGCCGATTGCCGATTACATCAGCCGCTGGAGCTCGCGGATCGTCAACGTGCACATCGAAGACATGCGGGCCGGTGTGCACGAGCATCTGATGTTCGGCGAAGGCGAGATGGAGTTTCCGCCGATCATCGCCGCCCTCGGTGAGGCGAACTATCACGGTGGCGTGCATGTCGAGCTCAGCCGGCACAGCCATCTCGCTCCCACGGCAGCCGCTCAGTCGTTCGCCTTTCTCCATCCGCTCGTTAAACCTTACGCAATCGGTTAG
- a CDS encoding LysM peptidoglycan-binding domain-containing protein, giving the protein MSYRRYLVAGGVIAGGAALAWPFRHPQQQRPAPQALAVNHEVPGVTWSTPQDLTHQVHSQPGISPVPELPPVTNAMGTSPGIPGRLTRPATYQTVPANGAPLESLPAPPLLPMAYESLLVPVGSEPPAPKTQPATANLPVHEPLLPSADEVAAAKEAQVRPGPLWRKHRIVEGDNLAALAIRYLGDASRAGEIHVANIDRLMSPDILPLGVTLLIPPRVSSEALP; this is encoded by the coding sequence GTGAGTTATCGACGTTATCTAGTGGCCGGCGGCGTGATCGCTGGCGGCGCTGCCTTGGCCTGGCCTTTCCGCCACCCGCAGCAGCAACGGCCCGCGCCGCAAGCGCTCGCGGTCAACCACGAAGTCCCCGGCGTGACCTGGTCGACGCCGCAGGATCTGACGCATCAGGTCCATTCGCAGCCCGGGATTTCACCAGTTCCAGAACTGCCGCCAGTCACGAATGCCATGGGCACTTCGCCGGGAATCCCGGGGCGTCTCACACGACCAGCCACGTACCAAACCGTTCCCGCCAACGGCGCGCCACTCGAGTCGCTGCCCGCTCCGCCTCTTTTGCCAATGGCATATGAGTCGTTGCTGGTTCCGGTCGGCAGTGAGCCTCCCGCTCCGAAAACGCAACCCGCGACCGCGAATCTGCCGGTCCACGAACCGCTCCTCCCGTCAGCCGATGAAGTCGCCGCAGCCAAGGAAGCCCAAGTGAGACCTGGGCCACTGTGGCGGAAGCATCGCATCGTGGAAGGCGACAACCTGGCAGCCCTCGCGATCCGTTATCTCGGCGATGCCTCCCGCGCCGGTGAGATACACGTGGCCAACATCGATCGGCTGATGAGCCCAGATATTCTGCCGCTCGGTGTAACGCTGCTAATCCCGCCGCGCGTTTCGAGCGAGGCACTGCCCTAG
- a CDS encoding VWA domain-containing protein, translated as MNDSLKQFVLRLLQGDRPAGSQALENTLDSTWPWPAWLFWTILIGGIAFVVTIYIRERESAGRLGKTVLASIRVLMLMVLAWMLLGWTWQQHRTDLPDLVVVIDDSGSMALADELEDASLRANLAARLKALKFDELTRLNIAKTLLLESNEKLLKELESRYRLKVVRMSEPGRTLETKATSLVQNVNAIEAKLPASRLGDSLREVIETQRGRPTAAIVMLTDGITTEGSSLQDAAAYARRKSIPLYFIGIGNERPPIDLQLADLLADEAVFLGDAINFEFRLSSRGYSGNAKVSLFRDGQSEPLAEQTLKVTGDEASQVVRLRTRPAEQGDFDYVVQVEPQPREMNTTNNKLSRRVAVREEKLRVLYAQSYPNYEFRYLKNVLERELNRPGQEGEERGFRSVLQEADVEFAETDKSAKAVFPVSREELFKYDVLILGDVNPALLTNSVLENIYEFVNVRGGGLIMMAGPKYLPLAYRDSPLAALFPANVDSFTVPDSDTIIKNGFRPRLTPLGQNSPALQLTDSPADTLKLWNETLPQLRWFARINDLRPGVRVLAEHPELRGLDNQPLPIITLQFHGAGKVVFHATDETYRWRFRAGDMYFARYWIQTIRYLSRSKLLGEADGVELTADRDEYQQGEAIRLRARFLDERAAPTEDDGVLCIVQHEAGQRRSVRLRRDALNRGLFEAVIDTLPPGRYRAWIAAPVFPGRPPSREFRVQSPPGELAEVQMKAADLQAAAKASEGQFYRVNDAGKLLAALPPGRHVRVESLPPEPLWNLPWLPIVFVSLLASEWLLRKKLGLV; from the coding sequence ATGAACGACTCGCTCAAACAATTCGTACTCCGACTGCTTCAAGGCGATCGCCCCGCCGGTTCGCAGGCACTCGAAAACACGCTCGACTCCACCTGGCCGTGGCCGGCGTGGCTTTTTTGGACGATTCTGATCGGCGGCATCGCATTTGTCGTCACGATTTACATTCGCGAGCGCGAATCAGCAGGTAGGCTCGGCAAGACCGTGCTTGCGTCGATTCGCGTGCTGATGTTGATGGTCCTCGCCTGGATGCTGCTGGGTTGGACCTGGCAGCAGCATCGAACCGACCTGCCGGATTTGGTTGTCGTCATCGACGATTCTGGCAGCATGGCGCTCGCGGATGAACTGGAAGATGCGTCGCTGCGCGCGAATCTCGCGGCGCGGCTGAAAGCTTTGAAATTCGACGAACTCACGCGACTCAACATTGCGAAGACGCTGCTACTCGAGAGCAACGAGAAACTGCTGAAGGAACTCGAATCGCGCTATCGCCTCAAGGTTGTTCGCATGTCGGAGCCGGGCCGAACATTGGAGACGAAAGCGACATCACTCGTGCAAAACGTGAACGCCATCGAAGCGAAACTGCCGGCCAGTCGACTCGGCGATAGCTTGCGGGAAGTCATCGAAACGCAGCGTGGCCGACCGACGGCAGCCATCGTGATGTTGACCGATGGGATCACGACGGAAGGAAGCTCGCTGCAAGATGCCGCCGCGTATGCTCGTCGCAAATCGATCCCGCTCTACTTCATCGGCATCGGCAACGAACGGCCTCCGATCGATCTGCAATTGGCCGATCTGCTCGCTGATGAGGCGGTATTTCTCGGCGATGCGATCAATTTCGAATTTCGCTTGTCCTCGCGCGGCTACAGCGGCAATGCCAAGGTAAGTTTGTTCCGCGATGGTCAGTCCGAACCGCTCGCCGAGCAAACGCTGAAGGTCACCGGCGACGAGGCATCGCAAGTGGTGCGACTTCGCACGCGGCCAGCCGAGCAGGGTGACTTTGATTACGTCGTGCAGGTCGAGCCGCAACCGCGCGAGATGAATACGACAAATAACAAGCTCTCGCGGCGCGTGGCAGTGCGCGAAGAAAAGCTCCGCGTGCTGTATGCCCAGTCGTATCCGAACTACGAATTTCGTTATCTGAAGAACGTGCTGGAGCGGGAGCTGAATCGTCCTGGCCAGGAAGGTGAAGAGCGGGGCTTTCGGTCAGTGCTGCAGGAAGCCGACGTGGAGTTTGCCGAGACCGATAAGTCGGCGAAGGCGGTTTTTCCTGTCAGTCGCGAAGAACTTTTCAAGTACGACGTGCTGATTCTCGGCGATGTAAATCCGGCGCTGCTGACGAACTCCGTGCTCGAGAACATCTATGAATTCGTCAATGTTCGTGGCGGCGGTTTGATCATGATGGCCGGGCCGAAGTATCTGCCGCTGGCCTATCGCGATTCGCCTCTCGCCGCGCTCTTTCCGGCGAATGTCGATTCGTTCACGGTTCCCGACAGCGACACGATCATCAAGAACGGCTTCCGCCCGCGACTCACGCCGCTGGGTCAGAACAGTCCCGCGCTGCAGTTGACCGATTCGCCGGCCGACACGCTTAAGCTCTGGAATGAAACGCTGCCGCAGTTACGGTGGTTTGCCCGGATCAACGACCTGCGGCCCGGCGTGCGCGTGCTGGCCGAACATCCGGAGCTGCGAGGTCTCGACAATCAACCGCTGCCGATCATCACACTGCAGTTCCACGGCGCGGGAAAGGTTGTCTTTCATGCAACCGACGAAACGTACCGCTGGCGGTTCCGCGCGGGGGATATGTATTTTGCTCGCTATTGGATTCAAACGATTCGTTATCTCAGCCGATCGAAATTGCTCGGCGAAGCAGATGGCGTCGAGCTGACGGCGGACCGCGATGAGTATCAACAGGGCGAAGCCATTCGCCTGCGCGCCCGCTTCCTGGATGAGCGCGCCGCGCCGACCGAAGACGATGGCGTGCTGTGCATCGTTCAGCACGAAGCCGGACAGAGACGCAGCGTAAGACTCCGGCGGGATGCACTCAATCGTGGCTTGTTTGAAGCCGTGATCGACACTTTGCCGCCGGGCCGATATCGGGCGTGGATTGCCGCGCCGGTCTTTCCTGGTCGGCCCCCAAGTCGCGAGTTTCGCGTGCAATCGCCACCGGGCGAACTGGCCGAAGTGCAAATGAAGGCCGCCGATCTGCAAGCAGCAGCGAAGGCCAGCGAGGGGCAGTTCTATCGTGTGAATGACGCCGGCAAGTTGCTCGCCGCGCTGCCGCCGGGGCGGCATGTGCGTGTCGAGTCGCTGCCGCCAGAGCCGCTATGGAATCTGCCCTGGCTGCCGATCGTGTTCGTCAGCTTGCTTGCGAGCGAATGGCTTTTGAGAAAGAAGTTGGGCTTGGTGTAG
- a CDS encoding BatA domain-containing protein, translated as MLAAHLLAIWQFGSSIMLWWAAAAALPLLIHLWTRRQFRETRWAAMKFLLAAMQKHSRRIKFEQWLLLALRVAIPIVLALALSNPQQIGSAIWRGLTGQGLNDRGHCLLVIDGSFSMDYRHAGISRFDEARRLASEVIDGNPQGTGYSLLLMAQPTQTIIGDPAFEANDVKQELAALQLTHGVANLTSALQTIEQTLAEAEKKHGVLPQRRVMIFTDLGKNTWAEISTTESLQRLADWEKKGISVSLVDVGQADAPNQAITELVAESPWVTLNDATTFRVDLKSETGGVPNSMSPQRLTVALFVDGQRVNEQRADLPANGRASVSFNQRIDAAGQHVVAAVLLDDQLPVDNHRWRWVNVRRALSVLCIEGRHGEADHLMLALRPQQDQARIDVRRATESELIEGDLQRYDLITLCNVGRLSQNEGLVLRQYVERGGNLLVILGDQIQAMSYNDALAGDKSLLPAKIGDVKRGNELRIDPLQYKHPLIAAFRGHQRSGLLTTPVWTYHQLTPVKDANTALALSSGDPVLVEHEYGRGRCLLLALAASPLSVDRTVDPPRPWSSLSTWPSFPPLMQETAAFIAANDERDRTAEISQPVQGFMGNVLPKPVVVLKKPDGSEDRLAVTDEQGQTHWSVPGQSRSGIYTIHSTETGEPKLATFVVNPDTRESNLQRLDVDALPESLRASAATQASVAGGQFGPPKSWFRELLLGVFGLLMAESFVAWHLGRGVR; from the coding sequence ATGCTCGCAGCTCACTTACTCGCGATTTGGCAATTCGGCTCCAGCATTATGCTGTGGTGGGCTGCTGCTGCCGCGTTGCCACTGTTGATCCACCTATGGACGCGTCGGCAGTTTCGCGAAACTCGCTGGGCCGCGATGAAGTTTCTCCTCGCTGCGATGCAGAAGCACTCGCGGCGGATCAAGTTCGAGCAATGGCTGCTTCTTGCTCTGCGCGTGGCGATTCCGATTGTCCTCGCGCTCGCGTTGTCGAATCCGCAGCAAATCGGCTCGGCGATCTGGCGCGGTTTGACCGGCCAGGGATTGAATGACCGAGGCCATTGCCTGCTCGTGATCGACGGCTCGTTTTCGATGGATTATCGTCATGCGGGTATCTCGCGTTTCGACGAAGCCCGGCGTCTGGCCAGTGAAGTGATCGACGGCAATCCGCAAGGGACCGGTTATTCGCTCCTGCTCATGGCGCAGCCGACGCAAACGATCATTGGCGATCCTGCTTTTGAAGCCAACGATGTGAAGCAAGAGTTGGCCGCGCTGCAGCTGACGCATGGCGTGGCGAATCTTACGAGCGCGCTACAGACGATCGAGCAAACGCTGGCCGAAGCAGAGAAAAAGCACGGCGTGCTGCCGCAGCGGCGAGTCATGATCTTCACCGACCTCGGTAAGAATACGTGGGCCGAGATCAGCACGACCGAGAGCCTGCAACGGCTGGCTGATTGGGAGAAAAAGGGGATCAGCGTCTCGCTGGTCGACGTCGGCCAGGCAGACGCGCCGAACCAGGCGATTACTGAACTCGTGGCAGAGTCGCCGTGGGTTACGCTCAACGATGCGACCACGTTTCGCGTTGATTTGAAAAGTGAAACGGGCGGTGTTCCAAATTCGATGAGTCCCCAGCGGTTGACCGTCGCGCTGTTTGTCGATGGTCAACGTGTGAATGAGCAGCGCGCTGACTTGCCTGCGAACGGGCGAGCGAGCGTATCGTTTAATCAGCGGATCGATGCTGCCGGTCAGCATGTGGTCGCAGCAGTGCTGCTCGACGATCAATTGCCAGTCGACAATCATCGTTGGCGGTGGGTGAACGTTCGCCGGGCGCTGTCGGTGCTTTGCATCGAAGGCCGCCATGGCGAAGCCGATCACTTGATGCTCGCGCTGCGGCCGCAGCAGGATCAAGCTCGCATTGATGTCCGCCGTGCGACCGAGAGTGAGCTGATTGAAGGGGACCTGCAGCGCTACGATCTGATTACTCTTTGCAACGTCGGCCGCCTCAGTCAAAACGAAGGGCTCGTCCTGCGGCAATACGTCGAGCGCGGTGGAAATCTGCTGGTGATCCTCGGTGATCAGATTCAAGCGATGAGCTACAACGATGCGCTCGCCGGCGACAAATCGCTGTTGCCGGCAAAGATCGGCGACGTGAAACGCGGCAACGAACTGCGCATTGATCCATTGCAGTACAAGCATCCGCTCATCGCGGCCTTTCGCGGCCACCAACGTTCGGGCTTGCTGACGACACCGGTGTGGACTTATCACCAACTCACTCCCGTCAAAGATGCGAACACCGCGCTGGCTCTTTCCAGCGGCGATCCTGTGCTCGTCGAGCATGAATACGGTCGCGGCCGTTGTTTGCTGCTCGCGCTGGCTGCTTCGCCGTTGTCGGTCGATCGAACCGTTGATCCGCCGCGACCTTGGTCATCGCTGTCGACCTGGCCCAGCTTCCCGCCGCTGATGCAGGAGACGGCTGCGTTCATTGCCGCCAATGATGAACGCGATCGAACCGCGGAGATCAGCCAGCCGGTGCAGGGTTTCATGGGCAACGTGCTGCCGAAGCCCGTGGTGGTCTTGAAAAAGCCGGATGGCAGCGAAGATCGCCTGGCCGTAACGGATGAACAGGGACAGACGCATTGGTCGGTCCCGGGGCAGAGTCGCAGCGGCATTTACACGATTCACTCTACAGAAACGGGCGAACCAAAGTTGGCCACGTTCGTAGTAAATCCCGACACGCGCGAAAGCAATCTGCAACGGCTCGACGTCGATGCCTTGCCCGAGTCGCTGCGAGCGAGCGCGGCGACGCAGGCGTCGGTTGCGGGGGGCCAATTTGGTCCACCCAAATCGTGGTTTCGTGAATTGCTCCTCGGCGTCTTCGGCTTGCTCATGGCAGAGTCATTCGTGGCGTGGCATCTCGGGCGAGGTGTCCGATGA
- a CDS encoding endonuclease domain-containing protein, with amino-acid sequence MTIHRNRSPLFIERSREMRQQPNNAEAMVWDALRDRKLKGFKFRRQYAMGNFIADFYCAEAKLIVELDGKTHIGKEEYDAARVVWFESQGLCVLRFGNHDVDESLEGFLEVVWSKCVERTAKVPRSSSPSPQPSPRSTEERE; translated from the coding sequence ATGACGATCCACCGAAATCGGTCACCGCTGTTCATCGAGCGTTCTCGTGAGATGCGCCAACAACCGAACAACGCTGAAGCAATGGTTTGGGATGCACTTCGCGATCGCAAACTCAAGGGATTTAAATTTCGCCGACAGTACGCAATGGGGAACTTCATCGCCGACTTTTATTGTGCTGAGGCTAAACTGATCGTCGAGCTCGATGGCAAAACGCATATCGGCAAGGAAGAGTACGATGCAGCGCGAGTTGTCTGGTTTGAATCGCAAGGGTTATGCGTGCTGAGATTTGGAAATCATGACGTTGACGAATCGCTGGAAGGATTTTTAGAAGTGGTTTGGAGCAAGTGCGTCGAACGGACGGCAAAGGTTCCGCGCAGCTCTAGCCCCTCACCCCAACCCTCTCCCCGGAGTACCGAGGAGAGGGAGTAA
- a CDS encoding DUF58 domain-containing protein: protein MESSPTSFDPRQLAKLRGLRLRARHVVEGYIAGQHPSPRHGFSIEFAEHREYSQGDDLRHLDWKVFGRTDKFYLKQYEDETNLLCHLVVDTSESMTYQSSGTALSKAEYAQLLATAIAWLVLQQQDSVGLTTFDSQLRAMIRASGGPSHLQQIIQVLEKSQPGPKTSAGPILHELAERLNKRGVVVVISDLLDDPASLLAGLRHCRHRRHDVIVFHVLDPAELTFPFKGPTKFNGLESLPEVFAEPELLRQAYLHEFNSYREQLELGCRKQQIDYVLADTSTPFDQLLAKVLVSRRMKMS, encoded by the coding sequence TACATCGCCGGCCAGCACCCTAGCCCGCGGCATGGTTTTTCGATCGAGTTCGCGGAACACCGCGAGTACTCGCAGGGAGACGATCTGCGCCATCTGGATTGGAAAGTCTTCGGCCGAACCGACAAGTTCTATCTCAAGCAATACGAAGACGAGACCAATCTTCTCTGCCATCTCGTCGTCGACACCAGCGAGAGCATGACCTATCAAAGCAGTGGTACTGCGCTTTCAAAAGCGGAGTACGCCCAACTCCTTGCCACTGCCATCGCTTGGCTGGTGCTGCAACAACAAGATTCCGTCGGTCTCACAACGTTCGACTCACAACTGCGCGCGATGATCCGCGCCAGTGGTGGTCCCTCGCACTTGCAGCAGATCATTCAAGTCCTGGAAAAATCACAGCCGGGACCAAAAACATCGGCAGGGCCGATTCTGCACGAACTGGCTGAGCGATTAAACAAGCGAGGCGTCGTGGTAGTGATCAGCGATTTGCTGGACGATCCTGCCAGTCTCCTCGCCGGTCTGCGTCACTGCCGTCATCGCCGGCACGATGTCATCGTCTTTCACGTCCTCGATCCAGCTGAGCTGACCTTCCCTTTCAAAGGCCCAACCAAATTCAACGGATTGGAATCGCTGCCGGAAGTTTTTGCCGAACCCGAACTTTTGCGGCAAGCATATTTGCACGAGTTCAATTCCTATCGCGAGCAATTAGAACTCGGTTGCCGGAAACAGCAGATTGATTACGTCTTGGCCGATACGTCGACGCCATTTGATCAGTTGCTGGCGAAGGTATTGGTTTCGCGCCGGATGAAAATGAGTTAG